One segment of Actinomyces sp. 432 DNA contains the following:
- a CDS encoding FGGY family carbohydrate kinase: protein MTPDTTATSLDPTSTALGIELGSTRIKAVLVDASGSVLADGGHTWDNELVDGIWTYAIDAVITGLQSAYGELARCYQERHGAPLTEVGAIGVSGMMHGYLPLDAGGEPLVPFRTWRNTFTQDSSRTLSQLFGLNIPQRWSISHLHHAITHGEEHVGRIAHLTTLAGYVHYRLTGRHVLGVGESSGMFPIGPDGRGFDVGMLADFDHLVKMPWQLADILPEVAAAGQQAGRLTPQGARLLDPTGTLRHGIPLCPRRGTPAPAWWQPTPYAPARATYRRAPAHSP, encoded by the coding sequence ATGACCCCAGACACCACTGCCACCAGTCTCGACCCGACCAGCACCGCCCTTGGCATTGAGCTCGGCTCCACGCGGATCAAGGCCGTGCTGGTAGACGCCTCCGGCTCCGTACTGGCCGACGGCGGACACACCTGGGACAACGAGCTGGTTGACGGCATATGGACCTACGCGATCGATGCAGTCATCACCGGCCTGCAAAGCGCCTATGGCGAGCTGGCGCGGTGCTACCAGGAGCGCCACGGCGCTCCGCTCACCGAGGTGGGCGCGATCGGCGTCTCCGGGATGATGCACGGCTACCTTCCCCTCGATGCGGGCGGCGAGCCGCTGGTTCCCTTCCGAACCTGGCGCAACACCTTCACCCAGGACTCCTCCCGCACGCTTTCGCAGCTATTCGGGCTCAACATCCCCCAGCGCTGGTCGATCTCGCACCTGCACCACGCCATCACCCACGGCGAGGAGCACGTCGGACGCATCGCCCACCTGACCACCCTGGCCGGCTACGTCCACTACCGCCTGACTGGAAGGCACGTGCTAGGTGTGGGCGAGTCCTCCGGGATGTTCCCCATCGGGCCGGACGGACGAGGCTTCGACGTCGGCATGCTGGCGGACTTCGATCATCTGGTGAAGATGCCCTGGCAACTGGCAGACATCCTCCCCGAGGTCGCGGCCGCCGGGCAGCAGGCCGGACGCCTCACCCCCCAAGGCGCACGCCTGCTGGATCCCACCGGAACGCTCCGCCACGGCATACCGCTGTGCCCCCGGAGGGGGACGCCGGCACCGGCATGGTGGCAACCAACTCCGTACGCCCCCGCACGGGCAACGTATCGGCGGGCACCAGCGCATTCGCCATGA
- the hisD gene encoding histidinol dehydrogenase, whose product MLNRIDLRDPNLPTRELAAALPRAEQDVTAALESVAPTIADVRERGAAALRDAAARFDGVRPVHLRVPAAALQEALEGLDPQVREALELAIAHNRAGHAAQLPTERDTEIIPDGHVIQRWIPVRRVGLYAPGGLAVYPSSVVMNVVAAQVAGVEQIALASPPQAEFGGLPHPTVLAACALLGVTEVYAVGGAQAVAMFAYGAEAADDVDRADSLAGGEDGRTLCAPVDVVAGPGNVYVAAAKRAVRGVVGIDAEAGPTEIAIIADAGANPEYVAADLLSQAEHDPNAGSVLITDSAPLADAVDTALARRLDATRHRGRAQTALTGKQSGIVLVRDLDQAVQVADAYAAEHLEIHAAAAAALARRIHNAGAIFVGPYSPVPLGDYLAGSNHVLPTGGTARFAAGLSVMAYLKPVQVIEYGADALAAMTAPLSALAESEDLPAHGEAVRARRR is encoded by the coding sequence CTGCTCAACCGCATCGACCTGCGCGACCCGAACCTGCCGACACGGGAACTGGCTGCGGCTCTGCCGCGCGCGGAACAGGATGTCACCGCCGCCCTTGAGTCCGTGGCCCCCACCATTGCGGACGTGCGGGAACGCGGCGCCGCCGCCCTGCGGGACGCTGCCGCGCGCTTCGACGGCGTGCGCCCGGTCCATCTGCGGGTGCCGGCGGCGGCCCTGCAAGAGGCGCTGGAGGGCCTGGACCCGCAGGTGCGCGAGGCGCTGGAGCTGGCCATCGCCCACAACCGCGCCGGGCACGCCGCCCAGCTGCCCACCGAGCGCGACACCGAGATCATCCCCGACGGTCACGTCATCCAGCGCTGGATTCCGGTGCGTCGGGTGGGTCTGTACGCTCCCGGTGGCCTGGCCGTCTACCCCAGCTCCGTGGTGATGAACGTGGTTGCTGCACAGGTGGCCGGTGTGGAGCAGATCGCCCTGGCCTCCCCGCCGCAGGCGGAGTTCGGCGGCCTGCCGCACCCCACGGTACTAGCCGCTTGCGCCCTGCTGGGGGTCACGGAGGTATACGCGGTCGGCGGCGCCCAGGCCGTCGCCATGTTCGCCTATGGAGCCGAGGCCGCAGACGACGTCGACCGGGCCGACTCCCTGGCGGGTGGGGAGGACGGGCGCACCCTGTGCGCGCCGGTCGATGTGGTGGCCGGGCCCGGAAACGTGTACGTGGCTGCCGCCAAGCGCGCCGTGCGCGGCGTGGTCGGCATCGATGCCGAGGCCGGCCCCACCGAGATCGCCATCATCGCCGACGCGGGGGCCAACCCCGAGTACGTCGCCGCCGACCTGCTCTCCCAGGCGGAGCACGACCCCAACGCCGGCTCCGTGCTGATCACCGACTCCGCGCCCCTGGCCGATGCCGTGGATACCGCGCTGGCTCGCCGCCTGGACGCCACCCGACACCGCGGGCGCGCCCAAACCGCCCTGACCGGAAAGCAGTCCGGCATCGTGCTGGTGCGTGACCTCGACCAGGCCGTGCAGGTCGCCGACGCCTACGCAGCTGAGCACCTGGAGATTCACGCGGCCGCAGCCGCCGCTCTGGCCCGCCGCATCCACAATGCCGGTGCCATCTTCGTCGGGCCCTACTCGCCGGTCCCGCTGGGCGACTACCTGGCCGGCTCCAACCACGTCCTGCCCACCGGCGGTACTGCGCGCTTCGCCGCCGGGCTGAGCGTTATGGCCTACCTCAAGCCCGTGCAGGTCATTGAGTACGGTGCCGACGCCCTGGCGGCCATGACCGCGCCGCTGTCCGCACTGGCCGAGTCCGAGGACCTGCCCGCTCACGGTGAGGCGGTCCGCGCTAGGCGCCGATGA
- a CDS encoding glycoside hydrolase family 3 N-terminal domain-containing protein, with the protein MQRRSHSESRERSPESSPAPSAAGDYAEPVFTLHPQPDGPTLGTTSAPILEADGHLFKDLARTGALLPYEDWRLPAAERAADLASRMSLEAIAGLMLYSPHQPVPNPGVGPFAGSYGGRTRQEAGAPAWALTDQQRAMLTADHIRHVLAFTLQDAGTAARWNNALQALAESEPLGVPVNTSSDPRNGAADTSGAEFATLAADVSRWPEGLGMAALFDPERVRQYAAIISREYRALGITTALGPQIDIATDPRWMRLQDTWGPHSGLVADYARAYCDGMQTTPTSGDGAAFGMTGTPADAELPAVAAAASDPGWGSASVSAMVKHWPGGGTGEGGRDAHYGFGKFAVYPGGNEAEHLRAFEAAFHLHGPTGCAGAVMPYYTIAWHYRTPDGRVVNTGGDSTPRANSYHRAIVHDMLRERSGFDGVVCTDWGITADPDPEIDHFGQRCYGVEDLDVADRHLLALDNGVDQFGGNSDCAPIIEAYRRLALRDGEAAARARFEASAARLLRVLFRAGLFENPYLDPADSSAVVGCEAFATAACAAQRDSLVLLKNHRAAGTAVLPLGADVRRVWVPIRHVDAQPGFMRGGEPARDIDPLDAAACPYERVTDPQDADAAVVFIESPLSNPYSTADREAGGNGYLPLTLQYRPYTAATARARSLAAGDFRETGDRAYRGKTNRVANETDLDAVLAARELMGDRPVIVVVRMHNPAVLAELEPHADAIVVDFGVQQSVVWELLAGEYEPSGLLPITLPASMDAVEAHCEDLPFDYAAYTDSAGNAYRFGYGLNWAGAINDARTRRYRSR; encoded by the coding sequence GTGCAGCGAAGGAGCCACAGTGAATCCCGTGAACGCAGCCCCGAATCCAGCCCTGCTCCATCCGCAGCCGGCGACTACGCCGAGCCCGTGTTCACGCTGCACCCGCAACCGGATGGCCCCACCCTGGGAACCACCTCAGCCCCCATACTCGAGGCCGACGGCCACCTGTTCAAGGACCTGGCCCGCACCGGAGCGCTACTGCCCTACGAGGACTGGCGGCTTCCCGCCGCGGAGCGCGCCGCCGACCTCGCCTCCAGGATGAGCCTCGAGGCAATCGCGGGGCTGATGCTCTACTCGCCCCACCAGCCCGTTCCCAATCCGGGAGTCGGACCCTTCGCCGGCAGCTACGGCGGGCGCACCCGCCAGGAGGCGGGAGCGCCCGCCTGGGCGCTGACCGATCAGCAGCGCGCCATGCTCACCGCCGATCATATCCGTCACGTCCTGGCCTTCACCCTCCAGGACGCGGGCACGGCCGCCCGCTGGAACAACGCCCTGCAGGCCCTCGCGGAGTCCGAGCCGCTGGGCGTGCCGGTGAATACCTCCAGCGATCCCCGCAACGGTGCGGCCGATACCTCCGGCGCCGAGTTCGCCACCTTGGCCGCCGACGTCTCCCGCTGGCCGGAGGGACTGGGTATGGCGGCACTGTTCGATCCCGAGCGAGTGCGCCAGTACGCCGCAATCATCTCCCGCGAGTACCGCGCCCTGGGTATCACCACCGCGCTGGGTCCGCAGATTGACATCGCCACCGACCCGCGTTGGATGCGCCTGCAGGACACCTGGGGTCCGCATTCGGGCCTGGTGGCCGATTACGCCCGGGCCTACTGCGACGGTATGCAGACCACACCGACGAGTGGGGACGGTGCCGCATTCGGCATGACGGGTACCCCGGCCGACGCCGAACTGCCGGCGGTAGCCGCGGCCGCCAGCGACCCCGGCTGGGGCAGCGCCTCGGTGTCCGCCATGGTCAAGCACTGGCCCGGCGGCGGTACTGGGGAGGGCGGCCGCGACGCCCACTACGGCTTCGGCAAGTTCGCGGTGTATCCCGGCGGCAATGAGGCGGAGCACCTGCGTGCCTTCGAGGCCGCCTTCCACCTGCACGGGCCCACGGGCTGCGCCGGCGCCGTCATGCCCTACTACACGATCGCCTGGCACTACCGCACCCCGGACGGGCGGGTGGTCAATACCGGCGGCGACTCAACACCGCGCGCCAACTCCTACCACCGGGCAATCGTCCACGACATGCTGCGCGAGCGATCCGGCTTCGACGGGGTGGTGTGCACCGACTGGGGCATCACCGCCGATCCCGATCCTGAGATCGATCACTTCGGCCAGCGCTGCTACGGCGTGGAGGACCTGGACGTGGCCGACCGCCACCTGCTGGCCCTTGACAACGGTGTGGACCAGTTCGGCGGCAACAGCGACTGCGCGCCGATCATCGAGGCGTACCGGCGCCTGGCCCTTCGCGACGGCGAGGCTGCGGCGCGTGCCCGTTTCGAGGCCTCGGCCGCCCGCCTGCTGCGGGTGCTCTTCCGGGCGGGCCTGTTCGAGAACCCGTACCTGGATCCCGCTGACTCCAGCGCGGTCGTCGGCTGCGAGGCCTTTGCCACCGCGGCGTGCGCCGCTCAGCGTGACAGCCTGGTCCTGCTCAAGAACCACCGTGCCGCCGGTACCGCCGTCCTGCCGCTCGGGGCCGATGTGCGGCGCGTGTGGGTTCCCATCCGACACGTGGACGCTCAACCCGGCTTCATGCGCGGCGGTGAACCCGCGCGCGACATCGATCCCCTTGACGCCGCCGCCTGCCCCTACGAGCGGGTTACGGACCCCCAGGACGCCGACGCCGCCGTCGTCTTCATCGAGTCGCCCCTGTCCAATCCCTATTCGACGGCCGACCGCGAGGCCGGCGGCAATGGTTACTTGCCGCTGACGCTCCAGTACCGCCCCTACACCGCTGCCACGGCCCGTGCCCGCTCCCTGGCGGCGGGCGACTTCCGGGAGACCGGGGACCGGGCCTATCGCGGCAAGACCAACCGGGTCGCCAATGAAACCGACCTCGATGCGGTCCTTGCCGCCCGGGAGCTGATGGGGGACCGGCCCGTGATCGTGGTGGTGCGTATGCACAACCCGGCCGTGCTGGCCGAGCTGGAGCCCCACGCAGACGCGATTGTCGTCGACTTCGGCGTACAGCAGTCGGTGGTCTGGGAGCTGCTTGCCGGGGAGTACGAGCCCAGCGGCCTGCTGCCGATCACGTTGCCGGCGTCGATGGATGCGGTGGAGGCGCATTGCGAGGACCTGCCCTTCGACTACGCGGCCTACACCGACTCAGCCGGTAACGCTTACCGCTTCGGCTACGGCCTGAACTGGGCCGGGGCCATTAATGACGCGCGCACTCGTCGCTACCGGAGCCGGTAG
- a CDS encoding RNA-binding S4 domain-containing protein, with amino-acid sequence MSTASFQAPLPTVEIRGEIKLGQFLKLAGLVEDGSQARIAVQSGDVTVNGAVETRRGHRLADGDVVVVNLPTGAAGAVVSAS; translated from the coding sequence ATGAGTACCGCTTCCTTCCAGGCGCCCCTTCCGACCGTCGAGATTCGCGGCGAGATCAAGCTCGGCCAGTTCCTCAAGCTAGCCGGCCTCGTCGAGGACGGCTCGCAGGCGCGTATAGCCGTCCAGTCCGGCGACGTCACGGTGAATGGCGCGGTTGAGACCCGGCGCGGTCACCGCCTGGCCGACGGCGACGTCGTCGTCGTGAACCTGCCGACGGGTGCGGCGGGCGCCGTGGTGTCCGCCTCCTGA
- the wecB gene encoding non-hydrolyzing UDP-N-acetylglucosamine 2-epimerase, translating to MNAAASTASVTGARPRVMLVYGTRPEAIKMAPLVRALQHDERFEPIVVVTGQHREMLDQVNDFFGITPDTDLNIHRQGQTLTQVTVGTLEGVERAIEEYQPHLLAAQGDTTSAFAAGLVGFYHHVPVAHVEAGLRTGSIASPFPEEANRRLLSQIATLHLCPTTVARDNLLRENADPAAVVVTGNTVIDALLQAVEQPTPFTDPALSQATADPGRRIVLVTAHRRESWGQPMHSIGRAVARIARSHPADVIVLPAHRNPKVRAALLPHIEGLDNVVVTEPLPYGQFCTLMNRAHLVLTDSGGVQEEAPALSKPVLVMRENTERPEAISFGVAKLVGTDEQAIVDSVGRLLDDAGAYAGMASAANPYGDGHACARTVAAMAALTGVGERIPEFNPIRPADNTQED from the coding sequence ATGAACGCAGCCGCATCCACCGCTTCCGTCACCGGCGCGAGGCCACGGGTAATGCTCGTATACGGCACGCGGCCGGAGGCCATCAAGATGGCCCCGCTCGTGCGTGCCCTGCAGCACGACGAGCGCTTCGAGCCGATCGTGGTAGTTACCGGTCAGCACCGAGAAATGCTCGATCAGGTCAATGACTTCTTCGGCATCACGCCGGACACGGACCTGAATATCCACCGCCAGGGCCAGACCCTCACCCAGGTGACCGTCGGCACGCTCGAAGGGGTAGAGCGCGCCATTGAGGAGTACCAGCCGCATCTGCTCGCCGCGCAGGGTGACACCACCTCCGCCTTCGCGGCCGGGCTGGTCGGCTTCTACCACCACGTGCCGGTGGCTCACGTAGAGGCGGGCCTGCGCACAGGATCCATTGCCTCGCCGTTCCCTGAGGAGGCCAACCGGCGTCTGCTCTCGCAGATAGCCACGCTGCACCTGTGCCCCACGACCGTCGCCCGCGATAACCTTTTGCGGGAGAACGCCGACCCTGCCGCGGTGGTAGTCACCGGTAATACGGTCATCGACGCCCTCTTGCAGGCCGTGGAACAGCCGACGCCCTTCACCGACCCCGCGCTCTCACAAGCTACCGCCGATCCCGGACGACGCATAGTACTGGTGACTGCGCACCGCCGTGAGTCCTGGGGGCAGCCCATGCACAGCATCGGGCGGGCCGTCGCCCGTATCGCCCGCAGCCATCCTGCCGACGTGATCGTCCTGCCGGCCCACCGCAACCCGAAGGTGCGCGCGGCCCTGCTGCCCCACATCGAGGGCCTGGACAACGTAGTCGTCACCGAGCCGCTGCCGTACGGGCAGTTCTGCACGCTCATGAACCGGGCCCACCTGGTGCTTACGGACTCCGGCGGTGTGCAGGAGGAGGCGCCGGCGCTGTCCAAGCCGGTGCTCGTGATGCGCGAGAACACCGAGCGCCCTGAGGCCATCAGCTTCGGTGTCGCCAAGCTGGTAGGCACCGACGAGCAGGCCATCGTCGACTCCGTGGGACGCCTGCTGGACGACGCCGGCGCCTATGCCGGGATGGCCAGCGCCGCCAACCCCTATGGCGACGGACACGCCTGCGCCCGCACAGTTGCCGCCATGGCGGCGCTGACCGGTGTAGGTGAGCGCATCCCCGAGTTCAACCCCATCCGCCCCGCTGACAACACGCAGGAGGACTGA
- a CDS encoding glycosyltransferase family 2 protein has translation MTRIYMPVYAGDLLRNLDLVGSLSALAMVVVALSYLLFLTGAARSAARGGARVDASSRSAKDADVRALQIVVLMPCLNEESVIGPSVSRLLTDPSPELSVLVIDDGSDDATSEIVRALDDPRVALLRRDPPDARQGKGEALNQAVTVVRERYRELDPEQVIVGVVDADGHLDPSAWQILRDAFATRDIGAVQLGVRISNRSASLLARMQDIEFVTFTAIYQQGRRRLGSVGMGGNAQFVRLSALDALGTKPWTRSLTEDFDLGIRLNGTRWVNEYRGEAAVHQEGVTSLRRLVRQRTRWFQGNLQARALLGFVARELRGRARADTLWQVLSPYLLLAGSLLPASFLLMLVLFGMNLAWGVPQSWAWAPSAYLLAFGPSYLYALVYWRRVRQEGTGPLRCIAWCHVFVVYGLLSGIYGWRALARELVGRSGWAKTAREAARAPGALVGQAAAEAGA, from the coding sequence ATGACCCGGATTTATATGCCCGTGTACGCCGGGGACCTGCTGCGTAACCTGGACTTGGTTGGCTCTCTTAGCGCCCTTGCGATGGTGGTAGTGGCATTGAGCTATCTACTATTTCTCACGGGCGCTGCACGTAGCGCGGCCCGAGGTGGCGCCCGCGTGGACGCCTCCTCCCGCTCGGCAAAGGACGCCGACGTGCGGGCGCTGCAAATCGTGGTCCTGATGCCCTGCCTCAACGAGGAGTCCGTAATCGGTCCCTCAGTGAGTCGGCTCCTGACCGATCCCAGTCCCGAGTTGTCGGTCCTGGTCATCGACGACGGCTCCGACGACGCCACGAGTGAGATTGTCCGTGCGCTCGATGATCCACGTGTCGCCCTACTGCGCCGCGATCCCCCTGACGCCCGGCAGGGTAAGGGTGAAGCCCTGAACCAGGCTGTGACCGTAGTGCGAGAGCGATACCGGGAGCTGGACCCCGAGCAGGTCATCGTCGGCGTGGTAGACGCCGACGGTCACCTGGATCCCTCGGCCTGGCAGATCCTGCGCGACGCCTTCGCGACGAGGGACATCGGGGCGGTCCAGCTCGGAGTACGCATCTCCAATCGTAGTGCCTCCCTGCTGGCCCGTATGCAGGACATCGAGTTCGTGACCTTCACCGCGATATATCAGCAGGGGCGCCGCCGCCTCGGCAGTGTGGGCATGGGCGGTAACGCCCAATTCGTGCGGCTCTCCGCGCTCGACGCGCTGGGTACCAAGCCCTGGACGCGTTCCCTGACCGAGGACTTCGACCTGGGAATCCGGCTCAACGGCACCCGGTGGGTCAACGAGTACCGGGGCGAGGCCGCGGTACATCAGGAGGGTGTGACCTCCCTGCGGCGGCTTGTGCGCCAGCGCACGCGTTGGTTCCAAGGCAATCTGCAGGCGCGCGCACTGCTGGGGTTTGTAGCCCGCGAGCTGCGCGGACGTGCGCGCGCGGATACGCTCTGGCAGGTTCTGAGCCCGTACCTCCTGCTTGCTGGATCCCTGCTGCCGGCGTCCTTCCTGCTGATGCTGGTCCTCTTCGGCATGAACCTCGCCTGGGGCGTGCCGCAGTCGTGGGCGTGGGCGCCGAGTGCCTATCTGCTCGCCTTCGGGCCGTCATATCTGTACGCCCTCGTGTACTGGCGCCGAGTCCGGCAGGAGGGGACGGGGCCCTTGCGGTGCATAGCCTGGTGCCACGTGTTTGTGGTTTACGGTCTGCTGTCCGGTATCTACGGGTGGCGTGCGCTCGCACGCGAGCTCGTCGGCCGCTCGGGCTGGGCCAAGACCGCCCGCGAGGCGGCCCGCGCTCCAGGTGCCCTCGTCGGCCAGGCCGCTGCGGAGGCAGGGGCATGA
- a CDS encoding FGGY-family carbohydrate kinase, translated as MIVLERPLRSLVEQIDLVATPAGAPVAMAHSNNCTSDLNAWVEVFSQFADAIGHPVQRGRLFDVLLGAAAAGNMDDAGVLSYNFLSGDAIVSLPEGRPLTVRRPGTSLTLAGLMRSHLFAAFASMAYGLQILKQSEDVPIDSMFAHGGIFKTPEIPQRVLAAAFNTPVSVGQAAAEGGAWGMALLAGFLLGGAGMTLEEYLDHRIFAGLEVHTVTPSAEEVAEYARYLERFIAALPLQRTAAEVF; from the coding sequence ATGATCGTTCTGGAGCGGCCGCTGCGCAGCCTGGTAGAGCAGATCGATCTGGTGGCCACCCCGGCCGGGGCGCCGGTGGCCATGGCGCACTCCAACAACTGCACCTCGGACCTGAACGCCTGGGTAGAGGTATTCTCCCAGTTCGCCGATGCCATCGGCCATCCCGTCCAACGCGGGCGGCTGTTCGACGTCCTGCTGGGCGCCGCAGCCGCCGGGAATATGGATGACGCCGGGGTCCTGTCCTACAACTTCCTGTCCGGAGACGCCATCGTCTCCCTGCCGGAGGGCCGCCCGCTGACGGTGCGGCGGCCCGGGACGTCACTGACCCTGGCCGGCCTGATGCGCTCGCACCTGTTCGCCGCCTTCGCCTCCATGGCCTACGGACTGCAGATCCTCAAGCAGAGCGAGGACGTTCCGATCGACTCGATGTTCGCCCACGGCGGCATATTCAAGACTCCGGAAATTCCCCAGCGGGTACTCGCCGCAGCCTTCAACACTCCGGTGTCCGTGGGGCAGGCTGCCGCCGAGGGCGGGGCCTGGGGGATGGCACTGCTGGCCGGATTCCTGCTCGGCGGCGCGGGGATGACCCTGGAGGAATACCTGGACCACCGCATCTTCGCGGGTCTGGAGGTTCATACCGTCACCCCCAGTGCCGAGGAGGTTGCGGAGTACGCACGCTACCTGGAGCGCTTCATCGCCGCCCTACCGCTACAGCGCACTGCCGCCGAGGTCTTCTGA